One window of the Candidatus Chryseobacterium colombiense genome contains the following:
- a CDS encoding alpha/beta hydrolase-fold protein, producing MNLDYIVREPENITSSTPILFMLHGYGSNEQDLFSFRETLPKDWIIVSFRAPRNTQFEGFSWFDIDFNNAENFIDVAQAEESLQTVLENILKIINLYGIVDAKAHLCGFSQGGILCYSLALRYPDLFNYIACLSSYPEDKLLTNIVKDKKKLEKLRFFISHGTDDAVIPLEWGRKAADLLYDLSCYFTFREYMSGHGVNQKNYMDLMDFFSK from the coding sequence ATGAATTTAGATTACATCGTAAGAGAACCCGAAAATATAACTTCCAGTACCCCAATACTTTTTATGCTGCATGGATACGGAAGCAATGAACAAGATCTTTTCAGCTTCAGAGAAACCCTTCCCAAAGACTGGATCATTGTAAGTTTCAGAGCTCCCAGAAATACTCAGTTTGAAGGCTTTTCCTGGTTTGATATAGATTTTAATAATGCTGAAAATTTTATAGATGTTGCTCAGGCTGAAGAATCTTTACAAACCGTTTTAGAAAACATTCTAAAAATTATCAACCTTTATGGCATTGTTGATGCTAAAGCTCATCTTTGCGGTTTCAGCCAGGGAGGGATTTTATGCTATTCTTTAGCTTTAAGATATCCGGATTTATTCAATTATATAGCTTGTTTAAGCAGCTATCCTGAAGATAAGCTATTAACCAATATTGTAAAAGATAAAAAGAAGCTGGAAAAATTGCGTTTCTTTATTTCACACGGAACAGATGATGCTGTAATTCCTCTGGAATGGGGAAGAAAGGCTGCAGATCTTCTTTATGATTTAAGCTGTTACTTTACGTTCAGGGAATACATGAGTGGACATGGCGTTAATCAGAAAAATTATATGGATCTCATGGATTTCTTTTCAAAGTAA
- a CDS encoding response regulator transcription factor yields the protein MQTEKINIVIVDDHPIVIEGLKMMLGNQSYFHVSQSFTTGSEIINFIKTNPVDIILLDITLPDCSGIELCNEIKKTVPNISVIMFSNRSERSIIMQCIQNGASGYLLKNTSINELIECLKGALSGNIVFCNETKHIISKLSHAVMATPRLTKREKEILKLVAEGKTSALIADELFLSPLTVDTHRKNLLQKFQAKNSTELISLAIQHNMIDK from the coding sequence ATGCAGACTGAAAAAATAAATATCGTTATTGTAGATGATCATCCTATTGTGATCGAGGGACTGAAAATGATGCTTGGTAATCAATCCTATTTTCATGTTTCACAAAGCTTTACAACCGGTTCGGAGATCATCAATTTTATAAAAACCAATCCCGTAGATATTATTCTTCTGGATATTACTTTGCCAGACTGCAGTGGCATTGAACTCTGTAACGAAATAAAAAAAACAGTTCCCAATATATCCGTCATCATGTTCAGCAACCGGTCTGAACGAAGCATTATCATGCAATGTATCCAAAACGGAGCAAGCGGATATTTACTAAAAAACACTTCTATAAATGAGCTTATAGAGTGCCTGAAAGGGGCTCTTTCCGGAAATATTGTTTTCTGTAATGAGACAAAACACATTATAAGCAAGCTTTCACATGCAGTAATGGCAACACCGAGACTGACAAAAAGGGAAAAAGAAATTTTAAAATTGGTTGCTGAAGGAAAAACCAGTGCTTTGATTGCAGACGAATTATTTCTAAGTCCTTTAACGGTAGATACGCACAGAAAAAACCTATTACAGAAATTTCAGGCAAAAAATTCTACGGAACTCATAAGCTTGGCCATTCAGCACAATATGATTGATAAATAA
- a CDS encoding L,D-transpeptidase produces MRKNTTLKRSFLYTIVLTLLLVSCKKEIEKVNDTIQGTADSIVETSAAEEDSVKKEPVVQKESLPPAMQEDGFYNAFIFPKDKKLKDSLFSVFNKKYTEKERYAIFALNRLDAKNKWNADTLVVPAKIDTTLMEYAPFPMQLDVLSPVKKFVVFSYPIQAYGVYSNGSLVKWGPTSMGKKAAQTKRGLTFANWKKKLAISTVSSEWKLPYNFNIFNLDGIGWHQYDLPGYPASHSCLRLLMKDAQWLYSYADTWVLNPGGATTKAKGTAVLVYGDYKWGGRKPWRKLLDDPNANNISVEEMTKMIEPNIEKIVKEQDNRQVVVDSIKTAKAVVEQMPENPKTQSP; encoded by the coding sequence ATGAGAAAAAACACAACATTGAAAAGATCATTTTTATACACTATTGTATTGACGTTGCTTTTGGTTTCATGTAAAAAAGAAATTGAAAAAGTAAACGATACTATTCAGGGGACCGCCGATTCTATCGTCGAGACTTCGGCTGCAGAAGAAGATTCTGTAAAGAAAGAACCCGTTGTTCAAAAAGAATCTTTGCCGCCCGCAATGCAGGAGGATGGTTTTTATAATGCTTTTATTTTCCCAAAAGATAAAAAACTGAAAGATTCTTTATTTTCTGTTTTTAATAAAAAGTATACAGAAAAAGAACGCTATGCCATCTTTGCACTGAACAGACTAGACGCAAAAAATAAATGGAATGCAGATACTTTGGTTGTTCCTGCTAAAATAGATACGACTTTAATGGAATACGCACCGTTTCCTATGCAGTTGGATGTATTGAGTCCTGTAAAGAAATTTGTAGTGTTTTCTTATCCTATTCAGGCGTATGGAGTGTATTCTAACGGAAGCCTGGTAAAATGGGGACCAACAAGTATGGGGAAAAAAGCAGCACAAACGAAGAGAGGACTTACGTTTGCCAACTGGAAAAAGAAACTGGCAATTTCCACCGTCAGCAGTGAATGGAAATTACCTTATAATTTTAATATATTCAATCTGGATGGGATTGGATGGCATCAGTATGATCTTCCTGGTTATCCGGCGTCTCACTCCTGTTTAAGATTATTAATGAAAGATGCGCAATGGCTGTATTCCTATGCGGATACATGGGTTTTAAATCCGGGAGGTGCTACAACCAAAGCTAAAGGTACAGCAGTGTTGGTTTACGGGGATTACAAATGGGGAGGAAGAAAACCATGGAGAAAGCTACTGGATGATCCTAATGCCAATAATATTTCTGTAGAGGAAATGACAAAAATGATTGAACCGAATATTGAGAAAATAGTAAAAGAACAGGATAACCGACAAGTTGTGGTGGACTCTATCAAAACAGCAAAAGCTGTTGTTGAGCAAATGCCTGAAAACCCTAAAACACAATCTCCTTAA
- the lipA gene encoding lipoyl synthase, whose translation MENLVQDTTVQKPKWIRVKLPTGKNYRELRTLVDKYKLNTICQSGSCPNMGECWGEGTATFMILGNICTRSCGFCGVKTGKPMDVNWDEPEKVARSIKLMKIKHAVLTSVDRDDLKDMGSILWGETVNAVRRISPGTTMETLIPDFQGITKHLDRLVEVAPEVISHNMETVKRLTREVRIQAKYERSLEVLRYLKEAGQRRTKTGVMLGLGETKDEVFQTIEDIRNANVDVITLGQYLQPTKKHLPVKKFITPEEFDEFGDFARSLGFRHVESSPLVRSSYHAEKHIH comes from the coding sequence ATGGAAAATTTAGTTCAAGATACTACCGTTCAAAAACCAAAATGGATTCGTGTAAAACTTCCTACCGGAAAAAATTACCGGGAACTGAGAACCTTGGTTGATAAATATAAATTAAATACAATTTGCCAGAGTGGAAGCTGCCCGAATATGGGTGAATGTTGGGGAGAAGGAACAGCTACTTTCATGATTCTTGGAAATATCTGTACAAGAAGCTGTGGGTTTTGTGGGGTAAAAACCGGAAAACCAATGGATGTAAATTGGGATGAGCCTGAAAAAGTAGCGCGTTCTATCAAATTAATGAAGATCAAGCACGCTGTTTTAACTTCAGTTGACCGTGATGATCTGAAAGATATGGGTTCTATTCTTTGGGGTGAAACTGTAAATGCCGTAAGAAGAATTTCTCCAGGAACCACAATGGAAACGCTTATTCCGGATTTTCAGGGGATTACAAAACATCTTGACCGATTGGTAGAAGTCGCTCCTGAAGTGATTTCTCACAATATGGAAACGGTAAAACGTCTGACAAGAGAAGTGAGAATTCAGGCAAAATATGAAAGAAGTCTTGAAGTTCTTAGATATTTGAAAGAAGCGGGACAAAGAAGAACAAAAACCGGTGTAATGCTAGGTTTGGGGGAAACTAAAGATGAGGTTTTCCAGACCATTGAAGACATTAGAAATGCCAATGTGGATGTTATTACTTTAGGACAATACTTGCAGCCGACAAAAAAACATCTTCCTGTAAAAAAATTCATTACTCCTGAAGAATTTGATGAGTTTGGAGATTTTGCAAGAAGCTTAGGTTTCAGACATGTTGAAAGTTCGCCTTTAGTGAGAAGTTCTTACCACGCAGAAAAACATATTCATTAA
- a CDS encoding sigma-70 family RNA polymerase sigma factor: protein MNDEQLFLLIGKAKEKDQKAQTKLINIFWVDVFSFVMKKVRDENDADEITVNVFSKVLSKLEMYDPHFQFKTWILTIAQNTIIDFWRKKTRDNQDPTENLDEVKNQYAKSPEELMISDEEQKKIIKAIESLDANYQDIIRLRFFEEKSIKEIAEELGISVANTKVRVMRAKKVLAELLKNNEFEDN, encoded by the coding sequence ATGAACGACGAACAATTATTCCTGCTTATAGGGAAAGCAAAGGAAAAAGATCAAAAAGCTCAGACCAAGCTCATCAACATCTTTTGGGTTGATGTTTTTTCTTTTGTGATGAAAAAAGTAAGGGATGAAAACGATGCAGATGAAATCACGGTGAATGTCTTTTCAAAAGTGCTGTCGAAACTGGAAATGTACGATCCTCATTTTCAGTTTAAAACCTGGATTTTAACCATTGCTCAAAATACCATTATCGATTTTTGGAGAAAGAAAACCAGAGACAATCAGGATCCTACGGAGAATTTGGATGAAGTAAAAAATCAGTATGCAAAATCTCCCGAAGAACTCATGATCTCTGATGAAGAACAAAAGAAAATCATTAAAGCGATCGAATCTTTAGATGCCAATTATCAGGATATTATCCGATTGAGATTCTTTGAAGAAAAGAGCATTAAAGAAATTGCTGAAGAACTGGGAATTTCTGTTGCCAATACTAAAGTACGTGTGATGCGGGCAAAAAAGGTCTTAGCCGAATTGCTGAAAAATAACGAATTCGAGGATAATTAA
- a CDS encoding MFS transporter, whose product MGLDKRILPLAIGGLGIGTTEFTVMGLLPDIAKSLQISIPEAGHLISAYAMGVVIGAPILIGYSVKFPPKKVLITLMVIFTLFNALSAIAPDYTTMLIIRFLSGLPHGAFFGVGTVVAARMAGKGKEAFYISLMFTGLTVANLAMVPLVTYIGHTFHWRWYFAIVAVIGLLTLISLKLWLPVLERKEDSHFLEELKFLKTRQSWLVLLITAIGFGGLFTWFSYITPLMTIVAGIKESQMAYVMVLAGGGMVVGNLVGGYISDRMSPEKTCILLIFLMMSALAGVFFLSDNQTAALILTFVCGALSMSVSAPINIMMMKAAPKSEMMAAAFMQAAFNIANAMGAFLGGIPLEHGLSFNYPSLVGVGMTFIGLVIALRYKYLYGSQQRDEDDLAMECVPDK is encoded by the coding sequence ATGGGACTGGATAAAAGAATTTTGCCGCTTGCAATAGGAGGTTTGGGAATTGGAACGACTGAATTTACGGTGATGGGACTCCTTCCTGATATTGCGAAATCGCTTCAGATCTCGATTCCTGAGGCAGGACATTTAATTTCTGCTTATGCAATGGGGGTTGTAATCGGAGCACCTATTTTAATTGGATATTCTGTGAAATTTCCTCCTAAAAAAGTGTTGATCACCTTAATGGTCATTTTCACCTTATTCAATGCTTTATCGGCAATTGCACCCGATTATACAACCATGTTAATTATCAGATTCCTGTCCGGATTGCCACATGGTGCATTTTTCGGTGTGGGAACGGTAGTTGCGGCTAGAATGGCAGGAAAAGGAAAAGAAGCATTCTATATTTCTTTAATGTTTACAGGACTTACGGTGGCCAACCTTGCCATGGTTCCGTTGGTTACTTACATCGGTCATACTTTCCATTGGAGATGGTATTTTGCGATTGTAGCTGTAATTGGGCTATTAACTTTAATTTCATTAAAACTATGGCTGCCTGTCTTGGAAAGGAAAGAAGACAGTCACTTTTTGGAAGAACTTAAATTTCTTAAGACCAGACAGTCTTGGCTGGTTCTGTTGATCACAGCAATAGGTTTTGGAGGGTTATTTACATGGTTCAGCTATATTACGCCTTTAATGACGATTGTAGCGGGAATCAAAGAAAGTCAGATGGCTTATGTAATGGTACTTGCAGGAGGCGGAATGGTGGTTGGAAATCTTGTTGGAGGATATATTTCCGATAGAATGAGTCCTGAAAAGACCTGTATATTATTAATATTTTTAATGATGTCTGCATTAGCGGGAGTATTTTTTCTTTCAGACAATCAAACGGCAGCATTAATATTGACTTTTGTATGTGGAGCGTTATCGATGTCGGTTTCTGCACCAATCAATATCATGATGATGAAGGCCGCGCCTAAAAGTGAAATGATGGCGGCAGCTTTTATGCAGGCAGCTTTTAATATAGCGAATGCGATGGGAGCGTTCCTGGGAGGTATTCCTTTGGAACACGGATTGTCATTTAATTATCCATCATTGGTGGGAGTGGGAATGACGTTCATTGGATTGGTAATTGCTTTAAGATATAAATACCTATATGGTTCACAACAGCGGGACGAAGATGATCTTGCAATGGAATGTGTACCTGATAAATAA
- a CDS encoding PDZ domain-containing protein encodes MKYWYSIVMILFSILMNAQNSFEIQNTQKTVIPFKLINNLIFIPVNVNGADLTFLLDTGIAETSIFSLENKELKLANLEKIRLSGLGGSASIDGFRSDNNIARIGKDYVNYSSTLYIITDQDFNISSHIGIPVNGIIGYHFFKNHPIVIDYLSKKITIYNDERLFKKKIRKFDVLDITVEKNKPYIVAGVEMTNEKKDSKLLIDLGNSDAIWLFPTLIKNFVYNRPNIDDFLGRGFNGDIYGKRSRIHNFYLGNFKFEKPLTAMPDEYSIQHVNMVEDRKGSVGGDILRRFTVVFDYANQKLYLRKNRNFNDPFHFNMSGLDFRQDGMEWSKDIVSLPTKNRDTPTGGIEVINNSLQYNFVLKPIFAIAGVRKDSPAYKAGLKKDDRLISINGKKTIDMTMEKIMEMMKSEEGKTINMQIERNNKEMTLSFDLEDPIPYQE; translated from the coding sequence ATGAAATACTGGTATTCTATAGTGATGATTTTGTTCAGCATTTTGATGAATGCTCAGAATTCATTTGAAATACAGAATACTCAAAAAACGGTGATTCCGTTTAAGTTAATCAATAATCTGATTTTTATTCCGGTCAATGTAAACGGGGCCGATTTAACCTTTCTCCTGGATACCGGAATTGCGGAAACCTCTATTTTCAGTCTTGAAAATAAAGAATTAAAGCTTGCCAATCTTGAAAAAATAAGACTTTCAGGTTTGGGAGGTAGTGCGAGTATTGACGGTTTTCGTTCAGATAACAACATTGCCAGAATAGGAAAAGATTACGTAAACTACAGTTCAACACTGTATATAATAACAGATCAGGATTTTAATATTTCATCTCATATCGGAATTCCCGTTAACGGAATTATCGGTTATCACTTTTTTAAAAATCATCCAATAGTAATTGACTATTTATCGAAGAAAATTACCATATACAATGATGAAAGGCTCTTTAAAAAAAAGATAAGAAAATTTGATGTCCTAGATATTACTGTTGAAAAAAACAAACCTTACATTGTCGCAGGTGTAGAAATGACGAACGAAAAGAAAGATTCTAAATTATTAATAGATCTTGGAAACAGTGATGCCATCTGGCTCTTTCCTACCCTCATCAAGAATTTTGTTTATAACAGACCCAATATTGATGATTTTTTGGGAAGAGGATTTAATGGTGACATTTATGGAAAAAGAAGCAGAATTCATAATTTTTATTTAGGGAATTTTAAGTTTGAAAAACCACTTACAGCTATGCCTGATGAATATTCTATTCAGCATGTGAATATGGTTGAAGACAGAAAAGGCTCTGTTGGAGGTGATATTCTGAGACGTTTTACCGTAGTTTTCGATTATGCCAATCAGAAACTTTATCTGAGAAAAAACAGAAATTTCAATGACCCGTTTCATTTCAACATGAGCGGTCTTGATTTCCGGCAAGATGGCATGGAATGGTCTAAAGATATTGTAAGTCTACCCACAAAAAACAGAGATACACCCACCGGAGGAATTGAAGTCATCAACAACAGCTTGCAATATAATTTTGTTTTAAAACCTATTTTCGCCATTGCCGGTGTCCGAAAAGATTCTCCTGCTTACAAAGCCGGATTGAAAAAAGACGACAGACTGATCAGCATAAACGGAAAAAAAACAATAGATATGACGATGGAGAAAATCATGGAAATGATGAAATCTGAAGAAGGAAAAACCATCAATATGCAGATTGAAAGAAATAATAAGGAAATGACCTTAAGTTTTGACCTAGAAGACCCAATCCCCTATCAAGAATAA
- a CDS encoding histidine kinase, which translates to MNRLLILLSILISFTLQAQQIIPLNEKPYLDSLKHVVTTKANPQSVAESSFLLSNYYRNTDASLSKKYLEQGKKLTQNNPYLIAKYFYFEGQYNLDHDKEKAAASYQRSIKELSKFKTEESAFLQALAWYSYGVTQKNKEGYPFLLKIILEKSIPLVERYENSKSLGFLYTQLAIILTYNAEFEKAGNYNKKALSILEKVYPNSSELFYTYLNSASNFCYQAKGDEAKNCLDKAEKMIQPYPESSANAFYYYGKTLFLITKQRNEEALPVIQKGIFYSMKFGQNLLAQMFYFNKYDILKKLKRYDEAKKTLEDILAEQSLASDLNNRKAIYKQLSALNEEMGNSKEALLWEQKYSKLNDSLNTESVKLEINKIEAKFNTAEKEKKIANLNAEKKQRELEVSKKNSYLMGLSLALLLLIIFFIFFFIIYRKNRKISEQKEINLQQKITDIKQKEELTLTKAILEGEERERERIARDLHDGLGGMLAGVKINFSTWSSHHLSPEKDKEFYRILSQLDNSVAELRHVARNLMPESLLNFGLETALNDLCEFYIRKDLDIDFQPINIEKKLPLNIQLNIYRIVQELLANAVKHSGANNILLQCSQSEDHFFITIEDNGKGFAKNSEEKTKSLGLRNLKNRVDYLKGKMEISSDHEGTTINIELNTHAD; encoded by the coding sequence ATGAACAGACTACTTATTTTATTAAGTATATTAATATCTTTTACGTTACAGGCCCAGCAGATCATTCCACTTAATGAAAAGCCTTATTTAGACAGTTTAAAACATGTAGTCACTACAAAAGCGAATCCGCAGTCTGTTGCCGAATCTTCTTTTCTTTTATCAAATTATTACAGGAATACAGACGCTTCTCTCAGCAAGAAATATCTTGAACAAGGAAAGAAACTGACTCAAAACAATCCTTATCTTATCGCCAAATATTTTTATTTTGAAGGTCAGTATAATCTGGATCATGATAAAGAAAAAGCAGCAGCTTCTTATCAGCGTTCGATTAAAGAATTATCAAAATTTAAAACTGAAGAATCAGCTTTTTTACAGGCTCTTGCATGGTACAGCTATGGAGTGACGCAAAAAAATAAGGAAGGATACCCGTTTTTACTAAAAATAATCCTTGAAAAAAGTATTCCTTTGGTTGAAAGGTATGAAAATAGCAAAAGCTTAGGTTTTTTATATACACAGCTCGCCATTATTCTTACTTATAATGCAGAGTTCGAAAAAGCAGGAAACTACAACAAAAAAGCCTTAAGCATATTAGAAAAAGTATATCCTAATTCTTCTGAGCTATTTTATACGTATCTCAATTCTGCCAGTAATTTCTGTTATCAGGCCAAAGGAGATGAAGCCAAAAACTGTCTTGATAAGGCCGAAAAAATGATACAACCCTATCCTGAATCTTCAGCCAATGCTTTTTATTATTACGGAAAAACCCTTTTCCTGATTACAAAACAAAGAAATGAAGAGGCACTGCCCGTTATTCAGAAAGGTATTTTTTATTCTATGAAATTCGGTCAGAACTTATTGGCTCAAATGTTTTATTTTAATAAATATGATATTTTAAAAAAATTGAAAAGGTATGATGAGGCTAAGAAAACTCTTGAAGATATTCTTGCTGAACAATCTTTAGCTTCAGACCTTAATAATAGAAAAGCGATCTATAAACAGCTTTCCGCACTTAATGAAGAGATGGGAAATTCTAAGGAAGCGTTGTTGTGGGAACAGAAGTATTCTAAACTTAATGACAGTCTGAATACGGAAAGTGTAAAATTAGAAATCAATAAAATTGAAGCTAAGTTTAATACCGCAGAAAAAGAGAAAAAAATAGCCAATCTGAATGCCGAAAAAAAACAAAGAGAACTGGAGGTAAGTAAGAAAAACTCTTATTTGATGGGACTTAGTCTTGCATTGTTATTGTTAATTATCTTTTTTATTTTCTTCTTTATCATTTATAGAAAAAACAGAAAAATATCTGAGCAGAAAGAGATCAATCTCCAGCAAAAAATCACTGATATAAAGCAAAAAGAAGAATTAACTCTTACAAAAGCCATTCTTGAAGGAGAAGAGAGGGAAAGGGAGCGTATTGCCAGAGATCTTCACGATGGGTTGGGTGGAATGCTTGCCGGAGTAAAAATTAATTTTTCAACTTGGTCTTCCCATCATCTGAGTCCTGAAAAAGATAAAGAGTTTTACAGAATACTCTCTCAGTTGGACAATTCTGTGGCAGAACTTCGTCATGTTGCCAGAAACCTGATGCCTGAATCCCTGCTAAATTTCGGTCTGGAAACGGCCTTAAATGACCTTTGTGAGTTTTATATCAGAAAAGATCTTGATATTGATTTTCAACCGATCAATATTGAAAAAAAACTGCCGCTTAATATCCAGCTTAATATTTACAGAATTGTACAGGAACTCCTAGCTAACGCGGTAAAACATTCAGGAGCCAATAATATTTTACTTCAATGCTCGCAGTCTGAAGACCATTTCTTCATTACGATTGAAGACAACGGAAAAGGGTTTGCAAAAAACAGCGAAGAGAAAACAAAAAGTCTCGGACTCCGAAATTTAAAAAATAGAGTTGATTACCTGAAAGGAAAAATGGAAATCAGTTCCGATCACGAAGGAACAACTATCAACATTGAACTTAATACGCATGCAGACTGA
- a CDS encoding AraC family transcriptional regulator, with protein sequence MKIQKEIIEFEKDKSFKLFSPSLKNCFFWHYHPEIELVYVEASKGIRHVGKDISSFVDSDLLLIGSNVPHLNFDYGIQTECKQLVLQMRENFLHDLILSIPEFETIKKLLERSYLGLSFSGKTKQAVVEKLHNIKDKNAFESLMGLMEILQILAHSTEVKELNSEDTRIKWFLNDKIRMGTIYSYIHENYDKKPNVNEIAQTVSLSTPAFCRYFKKQTNMTFTDFVNNYRINQAQIFLLKDESVTEVCFHVGFESLSYFNKLFKHHTGKTPSEFKKKHLSNIVESI encoded by the coding sequence ATGAAAATTCAGAAAGAAATTATAGAGTTTGAAAAAGATAAGTCTTTCAAGCTTTTTTCGCCTTCTCTCAAAAATTGCTTTTTCTGGCATTACCATCCTGAAATTGAGCTTGTTTACGTAGAAGCATCAAAGGGAATCCGTCATGTGGGAAAAGATATTTCCAGCTTTGTAGACAGTGATTTACTTTTAATTGGCTCCAATGTTCCCCACCTTAATTTTGATTATGGAATTCAGACCGAATGTAAGCAGCTGGTTTTACAGATGAGAGAAAACTTTCTTCATGATCTCATCCTGAGCATTCCTGAATTTGAAACGATCAAAAAATTATTGGAAAGATCCTATCTTGGACTTTCTTTTTCAGGAAAAACCAAACAAGCCGTTGTTGAGAAGCTTCACAATATTAAGGATAAGAATGCTTTTGAATCTTTAATGGGTTTGATGGAAATCTTGCAGATTCTTGCCCATTCTACCGAAGTAAAAGAACTCAATAGCGAAGACACCCGGATAAAATGGTTTTTAAATGACAAAATCAGAATGGGAACCATTTACAGCTATATTCATGAGAATTATGATAAAAAGCCAAACGTAAATGAGATTGCACAAACTGTAAGTTTAAGCACTCCGGCTTTTTGCCGTTATTTTAAAAAGCAGACTAATATGACTTTTACTGATTTTGTAAATAACTACAGAATCAATCAGGCACAAATATTCTTGTTAAAAGATGAGTCTGTGACAGAAGTTTGTTTTCATGTGGGATTTGAAAGTCTCTCTTATTTCAATAAATTATTTAAGCATCATACAGGAAAAACGCCTTCAGAATTTAAGAAAAAACATCTGAGCAATATTGTTGAATCCATATAA
- the tyrS gene encoding tyrosine--tRNA ligase: MNSFIEELKWRGLFADMMPGTDEQLNKEVTTAYIGFDPTADSLHIGSLIQIKILAHFQQHGHKPIALVGGATGMIGDPSGKSAERNLLDEATLLHYVDCLKNQLSRFLDFSGNEPNKAELVNNYDWMKNISFLDFAKNVGKNITVNYMMAKDSVKKRFSGESGAEGMSFTEFTYQLIQGYDFLHLYQNNNVKLQMGGSDQWGNITTGTELIRRKAQGEAFALTVPLITKADGSKFGKSESGENYWLDKKKTSPYKFYQFWLNATDADAERFIKFYTFLGKEEIEALIEEHKAAPHERKLQKKLAEEVTVWVHGKEEYEKSLKASEILFGRSTAEDLVSLDEEIFLEVFDGVPQKEVAKDDVLGVNIVDLLSEKSGFLKSKSEATRELKGNSISVNKQKVNEVYTANESDLIDGKFLLLQKGKKSYFIVKVI; the protein is encoded by the coding sequence ATGAATTCCTTTATAGAAGAACTAAAATGGCGTGGTCTTTTTGCCGATATGATGCCCGGAACCGATGAGCAACTGAATAAAGAGGTAACTACTGCGTATATTGGGTTTGATCCAACAGCTGATTCTTTGCATATCGGAAGTCTTATTCAGATAAAAATTCTAGCCCACTTTCAACAGCACGGTCACAAGCCTATTGCTTTAGTTGGAGGTGCAACAGGGATGATCGGTGATCCTTCAGGAAAATCTGCAGAAAGAAATCTTTTGGATGAAGCCACTCTTCTTCACTATGTGGATTGTCTGAAAAATCAGCTTTCAAGATTTTTAGATTTCTCCGGAAATGAGCCTAACAAAGCAGAATTGGTTAACAATTATGACTGGATGAAAAATATTTCCTTCCTTGATTTTGCAAAAAATGTGGGAAAAAATATTACCGTAAATTATATGATGGCGAAAGATTCTGTGAAAAAAAGATTTTCAGGAGAATCCGGAGCGGAAGGAATGAGTTTTACGGAATTTACTTATCAATTGATTCAGGGATATGACTTTTTACATCTATACCAAAATAATAATGTAAAGCTTCAGATGGGAGGTTCCGATCAATGGGGAAACATCACAACCGGTACCGAATTGATCCGTAGAAAAGCTCAGGGAGAAGCTTTTGCATTAACTGTTCCTTTGATTACGAAAGCAGATGGTTCAAAATTCGGAAAATCTGAAAGCGGAGAAAACTATTGGTTAGATAAAAAGAAAACTTCGCCATATAAATTCTACCAGTTTTGGTTAAACGCAACGGATGCTGATGCAGAAAGATTTATCAAATTTTATACTTTCTTAGGAAAAGAAGAGATTGAAGCTTTAATTGAAGAGCACAAAGCTGCTCCACATGAAAGAAAACTTCAGAAAAAACTGGCGGAAGAAGTAACAGTATGGGTTCATGGAAAAGAAGAATATGAAAAGTCGTTGAAAGCTTCTGAAATTCTTTTCGGGCGCTCAACTGCAGAAGATCTGGTAAGTCTTGATGAAGAAATTTTCCTTGAAGTTTTTGATGGGGTTCCTCAAAAAGAAGTGGCAAAAGATGACGTTTTAGGTGTAAATATCGTAGATCTTCTTTCTGAAAAATCTGGCTTCTTAAAGTCTAAAAGTGAAGCAACGAGAGAGTTGAAAGGAAACTCAATTTCTGTAAATAAACAAAAGGTAAATGAAGTATATACAGCCAATGAAAGTGATTTAATTGACGGTAAATTTCTTCTTTTACAAAAAGGAAAGAAAAGTTACTTCATTGTAAAAGTGATTTAA